In Methanosarcina siciliae T4/M, one genomic interval encodes:
- the cas2 gene encoding CRISPR-associated endonuclease Cas2 gives MFLWLVYDITDNNLRNRVSEKCLDFGLSRFQKSVFFGELDPEKMNGLADEIEQLLDHEERTEEDSVLLSPVCMACLGKRLVIGKDFNPETYAEKECLFIAE, from the coding sequence ATGTTTTTGTGGCTCGTCTACGACATAACCGATAACAACCTACGGAACAGGGTCTCGGAAAAATGCCTGGACTTCGGGCTCAGCAGGTTCCAGAAAAGCGTTTTTTTCGGCGAGCTTGACCCTGAAAAGATGAACGGACTTGCAGACGAAATCGAGCAGCTACTTGACCATGAAGAGAGGACTGAAGAAGATTCCGTGCTCCTGTCTCCGGTTTGCATGGCCTGCCTGGGAAAAAGGCTCGTAATCGGGAAGGACTTCAACCCTGAAACATACGCAGAAAAAGAATGCTTATTTATTGCTGAATGA
- a CDS encoding sensor histidine kinase translates to MGYRSRSKVNPHVDDVTDQKKIEQMLKENEQNLINAKNGAEDANKSKSEFLAKMSHELRTPLNAVIGFSDLLLTESPGKLNKKQARYVKNIRSGGKYLLDLINDILDLSKIEAGKMELHLECFAVRETISEVLETVSPLSTEKNISLEILISKEVDLLYADKSMFKQILYNLVSNAIKFTPSNGKVCVKADIINDELSVSVIDNGIGISSENQKLLFEPFQQIASSLSCEYKGTGLGLAIVKKVVKIHDGNINVQSEIGKGSTFIFTLPLDKLKK, encoded by the coding sequence ATGGGTTACAGATCAAGATCAAAGGTCAATCCACACGTTGATGATGTAACTGATCAAAAAAAGATAGAACAGATGTTAAAGGAAAATGAACAAAACCTGATCAATGCAAAAAATGGAGCTGAAGATGCAAATAAATCAAAAAGTGAATTTCTTGCAAAAATGAGTCATGAGTTAAGGACACCCTTAAACGCAGTTATCGGATTTTCTGACCTCTTACTCACCGAATCACCTGGAAAGCTGAATAAAAAGCAGGCTAGATATGTCAAAAATATAAGGTCTGGTGGAAAGTATTTGCTTGATCTGATAAATGACATTTTAGATCTATCAAAAATTGAAGCGGGAAAAATGGAGCTGCATCTTGAATGTTTTGCAGTCCGTGAGACCATCTCCGAGGTACTGGAAACTGTTTCCCCCTTATCTACTGAAAAAAATATTTCCCTGGAGATTTTAATTAGTAAAGAAGTAGATTTGCTTTATGCTGACAAATCCATGTTTAAGCAAATATTGTATAATCTTGTCAGTAATGCCATTAAATTCACCCCCTCCAATGGGAAAGTATGTGTGAAAGCAGATATAATTAATGATGAATTATCAGTATCAGTAATAGACAATGGTATTGGGATCTCTTCAGAAAATCAAAAACTCCTGTTTGAACCGTTCCAGCAAATAGCATCTTCTTTATCATGCGAATACAAAGGAACGGGTCTAGGCTTGGCAATTGTAAAAAAAGTTGTAAAAATACATGACGGAAATATCAATGTTCAAAGTGAAATTGGGAAAGGAAGCACATTCATCTTTACTCTTCCGTTGGATAAGCTAAAGAAATAA
- a CDS encoding AAA family ATPase produces MPESLFVVGGEVEPPYFIGRENEIEKMKLDIETLAQNNVIIGPRRIGKTSLLRNLKTRVEDEVLFVTINCREMTGLSDFFRVVTRALLAAYEEKHQLKGLVQKYSRVFRGKITAAYKSLSEIGGSIEHIGNVYLRFREKDVNEQELVAETFDFIRGFSGEKKEPIILAFDEFQELRRFNGYIFNILKSQMDSQSSVRYIFSGSSVSLLHEVFLKPDSPLYLMTARIQLEPIEEQHVKKYIRDRLLTQNIRITDSALERIYACTGGFPFYFQKIGFILYQNSVLKNKNTIDDVDVENAFNSMLNEFDSEFESRYEWKFSDQQKTILKFLSREKYRRLSEISSDMQTPASSLTTSMRDLYNTMTIEKPEEGMYGILDNVFRIWVRRNILDEFSE; encoded by the coding sequence ATGCCTGAATCATTATTTGTGGTGGGAGGGGAAGTCGAGCCTCCTTATTTCATAGGACGGGAAAATGAAATTGAAAAAATGAAGCTGGACATAGAAACCCTGGCACAGAATAATGTTATCATAGGGCCGCGCAGAATCGGGAAGACTTCCCTGCTCAGGAACCTTAAAACACGTGTTGAAGACGAGGTTCTCTTCGTTACCATAAATTGCAGAGAAATGACAGGTCTGAGTGACTTCTTCAGGGTTGTTACGCGAGCTTTGCTTGCAGCATACGAGGAAAAACACCAGCTTAAAGGGCTTGTGCAGAAATATTCCCGGGTATTTAGAGGAAAAATCACGGCTGCCTATAAATCACTTTCTGAGATCGGGGGCAGCATCGAACACATAGGGAATGTTTATCTCAGGTTCCGGGAAAAAGACGTTAACGAACAGGAACTGGTAGCTGAAACTTTTGATTTCATCAGGGGATTTTCAGGAGAAAAGAAAGAACCGATAATTCTTGCTTTTGATGAGTTTCAGGAATTAAGGAGATTTAACGGATATATTTTCAACATATTAAAGAGCCAGATGGACAGCCAGTCTTCGGTCAGATACATCTTCTCAGGGTCTTCGGTATCCCTGCTGCATGAAGTATTTCTAAAACCTGATTCTCCGCTGTACCTCATGACTGCAAGAATTCAACTTGAGCCCATAGAAGAACAGCATGTTAAAAAATATATACGGGACCGTCTCCTGACCCAGAACATACGGATTACTGACAGCGCGCTGGAAAGAATATATGCATGTACCGGAGGCTTTCCTTTCTATTTCCAGAAAATAGGATTTATTCTCTATCAGAACTCAGTTCTGAAAAATAAAAATACTATTGATGATGTCGATGTTGAAAATGCATTCAATTCCATGCTAAACGAATTCGATAGTGAATTTGAATCCAGGTACGAATGGAAATTCAGCGATCAGCAAAAAACCATCCTGAAATTCCTGTCAAGGGAGAAATACCGCAGATTAAGCGAAATCTCATCAGATATGCAGACGCCTGCCTCCTCGCTGACAACCTCGATGAGAGATCTTTACAACACGATGACAATTGAAAAACCGGAAGAAGGAATGTACGGTATCCTGGACAACGTATTCAGGATCTGGGTCAGGAGAAACATCCTTGATGAGTTCAGTGAGTAA
- a CDS encoding HFX_2341 family transcriptional regulator domain-containing protein, whose translation MAVMIATLGGSGDIVKLGVRLMENVDEVLLVAGKPLSELYPESEIKAGAEIVNPPEKASELESLLGGFGIRVKTFKVDPFNFKECLITIIELINAQPEGVEVVLNVTGGTKILSLAALSAAGMCRCKAFVIQEKGNGSIKLELPMPDPGYFEKIGKQGKKTLSYLMQEEKKLKDPTEQCSDEKLRPFISKNIANHLGVTPQTLNPILKSLEFSGLLSGRKGSIKRGEPAGGKSGVKIWRLTDEGKIYAAYFSKENR comes from the coding sequence ATGGCAGTAATGATTGCAACCCTCGGAGGGTCGGGAGATATCGTAAAACTGGGAGTCCGCCTGATGGAAAACGTAGATGAGGTCCTGCTGGTTGCCGGAAAGCCTTTATCCGAGCTCTATCCGGAATCCGAGATAAAAGCAGGTGCGGAAATCGTGAATCCCCCGGAAAAAGCTTCTGAGCTGGAAAGTCTCCTTGGGGGTTTCGGGATCAGAGTCAAAACCTTCAAAGTAGACCCCTTTAATTTCAAAGAATGCCTCATAACGATAATCGAATTGATCAATGCCCAGCCCGAAGGAGTCGAAGTTGTTTTAAACGTTACAGGCGGCACGAAAATCCTCTCACTTGCAGCCTTGAGTGCTGCAGGCATGTGCCGCTGCAAAGCCTTTGTAATCCAGGAAAAAGGAAACGGTAGCATCAAACTTGAACTCCCCATGCCTGATCCCGGTTATTTCGAAAAAATCGGAAAGCAGGGAAAAAAGACCCTCTCCTACCTGATGCAGGAAGAAAAGAAGCTAAAAGACCCGACCGAGCAGTGCAGCGATGAAAAACTCAGGCCCTTCATAAGCAAAAACATAGCAAACCACCTCGGAGTAACGCCTCAGACCCTTAATCCAATCCTCAAGTCCCTGGAATTTTCCGGGCTTCTCTCCGGCAGGAAAGGCTCGATAAAAAGAGGGGAGCCTGCAGGCGGAAAAAGTGGAGTGAAAATCTGGAGGCTGACCGACGAAGGAAAAATCTACGCTGCTTATTTCAGTAAAGAAAATCGGTAG
- a CDS encoding RAMP superfamily CRISPR-associated protein: MSNTHSYDFYSYFSDSSEINDISDYYSKIQLYSLDKKEKLEDYKNEIDNSNLRLKSAIQLLHDLNLCQPMINISILPVNSFFVQFKFKLKKPFYSKDDEQFYIIDNPICKESIFKIPMVRPSGWAGTLRNAIVKSNDEEKHDELKSRSIDRLFGYVSDKENDNKKGFLILFPTYFDNIKLEVINPHDRERKAGINPIYYEVVPAKSTGSFSLLYVPFCVSDEEKSHANDNVAFDIYLISKGLKDMFLVHGFGAKTASGFGIVEDKLMDGKITLKTKCVTVSIHEDMKPPEKIFLKYLNEDGTLKDSFKGAEGKPITNITGEKLAQSGGGPLKEFKMFKRWYKFHASGWQKHLQSEAKTSIEWPTWSFSTFEELTDIAKHISQRLQDSKKVRE; this comes from the coding sequence ATGTCTAATACGCATTCGTATGATTTTTATAGCTATTTTTCAGATTCATCAGAAATAAATGATATATCAGATTATTATTCAAAAATTCAGCTATATTCATTGGATAAAAAAGAAAAATTAGAAGATTATAAAAATGAAATTGACAATAGTAATTTGAGGTTGAAAAGTGCAATCCAGTTGTTGCATGACTTAAATTTATGCCAGCCAATGATTAATATTAGTATTCTTCCTGTTAATTCCTTTTTTGTCCAATTTAAATTCAAACTTAAGAAACCGTTTTACAGTAAAGATGATGAACAGTTCTATATTATTGACAATCCTATATGTAAAGAATCCATTTTTAAGATTCCCATGGTGCGCCCAAGCGGATGGGCTGGCACCTTAAGAAATGCTATCGTTAAAAGTAATGATGAAGAAAAGCATGACGAATTAAAGTCTCGATCTATTGACCGGTTATTTGGATACGTATCTGACAAAGAGAATGATAACAAAAAAGGATTTTTAATTCTATTTCCTACATATTTTGACAATATCAAACTTGAAGTCATAAATCCACATGATAGAGAAAGAAAAGCAGGTATAAATCCTATTTATTATGAAGTTGTACCTGCCAAAAGTACCGGCTCATTCAGTTTGCTTTATGTTCCTTTTTGTGTTTCTGATGAAGAAAAATCACATGCTAATGATAACGTTGCCTTCGATATATACCTCATTTCTAAAGGACTTAAAGATATGTTCTTGGTCCATGGTTTCGGTGCCAAAACGGCAAGTGGATTTGGGATTGTCGAAGATAAACTCATGGACGGGAAAATTACCCTGAAAACAAAATGTGTTACTGTTTCTATACATGAAGATATGAAGCCACCAGAAAAGATATTTTTAAAATATCTTAATGAAGATGGAACTCTAAAAGATTCGTTTAAAGGTGCAGAGGGTAAACCGATAACTAATATTACGGGTGAAAAATTAGCTCAAAGTGGCGGAGGGCCTCTAAAAGAGTTTAAAATGTTCAAACGATGGTATAAATTCCATGCATCTGGCTGGCAGAAACATCTTCAGTCTGAAGCTAAAACCTCTATTGAATGGCCAACTTGGTCTTTTAGCACTTTTGAAGAACTAACTGATATTGCTAAACATATCAGCCAAAGACTGCAGGATTCCAAGAAGGTGAGGGAGTGA
- a CDS encoding DUF3303 domain-containing protein — protein sequence MKNVLLLDITTFELENSVKLFKRWEQVLSRGAPKGVKVLNRWFEAGGERIITVYDVESIKDYATYNLLFTDLCHTEVFPVVGAEEFKKFVSKCMDKLSPEAKIRSSV from the coding sequence ATGAAAAACGTGCTTTTGCTGGACATAACAACATTTGAACTTGAAAATAGTGTTAAGTTATTTAAGCGATGGGAACAGGTTCTGAGCAGGGGTGCCCCGAAAGGGGTGAAAGTTCTTAACCGGTGGTTCGAAGCTGGAGGCGAGCGTATTATCACTGTCTATGATGTAGAGTCCATCAAAGATTATGCGACTTACAATTTACTGTTTACCGATTTATGTCATACCGAAGTCTTCCCTGTTGTGGGAGCTGAAGAATTTAAAAAATTTGTCTCAAAATGTATGGACAAATTAAGTCCGGAAGCCAAAATACGCAGTTCCGTATAA
- the cas1 gene encoding CRISPR-associated endonuclease Cas1, producing the protein MIVDEYGTYIHKKSNRFIFVDKTEKLLKKGFSADKVSQILIYKGAAVTADAIELAVKKGIDIVYFDRLGKPFARTYSCEQENSATVQRYQARAYDDGKGIFLMGSMIGAKIRNQGYLLKSLAKKRNNERLVGQAERIMSLSEKIKERAEEWGYIEEARESLFGIEGEASRIYFQALSNVLPEAVYSGTRTKRPPGDLFNAMLSYGYGILYTEVEKACVLSGLNPYMGFQHTDLPGKPSLILDLIEEFRQPVVDRAVISLISKKLVTEKDLKSVEGGFYLNRAGRRKTLEAVSERLAKTVNYRGFRHSFSILILKQTRAVAKFLTGESSGYAPFVYWR; encoded by the coding sequence TTGATTGTTGACGAATACGGGACTTATATACATAAGAAGAGCAACCGGTTTATTTTCGTTGATAAGACTGAAAAGCTGCTCAAAAAAGGGTTTTCAGCGGATAAAGTGTCTCAGATCCTTATTTACAAAGGAGCTGCAGTTACTGCTGATGCGATAGAGCTTGCGGTTAAAAAAGGAATAGACATAGTTTATTTTGACCGGCTGGGGAAGCCTTTTGCAAGGACTTATTCCTGCGAACAGGAAAACTCTGCAACCGTACAGCGCTACCAGGCAAGGGCTTATGATGACGGAAAAGGGATTTTTCTTATGGGCTCCATGATCGGAGCTAAAATAAGGAACCAGGGATATCTGCTGAAAAGCCTGGCAAAAAAGAGAAATAATGAGCGCTTAGTGGGACAGGCGGAAAGGATCATGTCCCTGTCCGAAAAAATAAAGGAGCGGGCTGAAGAGTGGGGATATATTGAAGAAGCAAGGGAGAGCCTGTTCGGGATTGAAGGCGAGGCTTCAAGGATTTACTTTCAGGCCCTCTCAAATGTCCTTCCCGAAGCCGTGTACTCGGGGACGAGAACAAAAAGGCCGCCTGGAGACCTTTTTAATGCAATGCTCAGTTACGGGTACGGAATTCTCTATACCGAAGTGGAAAAAGCCTGCGTGCTCTCAGGCCTCAACCCCTACATGGGTTTCCAGCATACCGACCTTCCGGGAAAGCCGTCTCTTATCCTTGACCTGATTGAAGAATTCCGGCAGCCGGTTGTGGACAGGGCTGTGATAAGCCTTATCTCAAAAAAGCTTGTAACAGAAAAAGACCTCAAGTCGGTTGAAGGCGGTTTTTACCTGAACAGGGCCGGAAGGCGCAAAACTCTAGAAGCAGTCTCCGAAAGGCTTGCAAAAACTGTAAATTACAGGGGTTTCCGGCACTCATTTTCCATCTTAATCCTGAAGCAGACAAGGGCGGTTGCAAAATTTCTTACCGGAGAGAGCAGCGGATATGCTCCTTTTGTATACTGGCGATAA
- the cmr1 gene encoding type III-B CRISPR module RAMP protein Cmr1: MVKTEIKFKTLTPIWTGDANQKCTTIKETSIIGSMRWWYEAIVRGMGGYACDPSNGGCEFNTKDYEKALEKGQNVDEALEIGLKNVCPACRLFGCTGWKRRFKIVANDLGGTFSQRMNDDGYSGILEIEFYEIFKISDSEKWLLFQTLQIIENYGAFGGRTTRKPQGSPVGKDYGLIEVNLVNTDWASKSDYNKTQKWIKTITENCGKINNKNWFDFRYYWIIKGEYLDRLKINEIFGLDNKGNVSIYGDEFLEFLRGNRASSMIPGSSKKIFSFKIGNKVFGYVRNEQELDIIKRKLQTRIKQDINNIITGKDILLNIQNGRNGDV, from the coding sequence ATGGTTAAAACTGAAATCAAATTTAAGACTTTGACTCCCATCTGGACCGGAGATGCAAATCAAAAATGTACAACAATAAAAGAGACCAGCATCATCGGGAGCATGCGGTGGTGGTATGAAGCAATAGTGAGAGGTATGGGAGGATATGCTTGTGATCCTTCAAATGGGGGATGTGAGTTCAACACAAAGGACTATGAGAAAGCATTGGAAAAAGGACAAAATGTAGATGAAGCACTGGAAATTGGACTTAAAAACGTTTGCCCTGCCTGCAGGTTATTTGGATGTACCGGGTGGAAACGGCGATTTAAGATTGTAGCAAACGATTTAGGGGGTACTTTTAGTCAAAGAATGAATGATGATGGCTATAGTGGGATTTTAGAAATTGAATTTTATGAGATTTTTAAGATTTCAGATAGCGAGAAGTGGCTATTATTTCAAACATTGCAAATAATTGAAAATTACGGAGCATTCGGTGGTAGAACAACTCGTAAGCCTCAGGGAAGTCCAGTTGGGAAGGATTACGGTTTAATCGAAGTCAATTTAGTAAATACTGATTGGGCAAGCAAATCTGATTATAATAAAACTCAAAAATGGATTAAGACTATTACAGAAAATTGTGGAAAAATTAACAATAAAAACTGGTTTGATTTTAGGTATTACTGGATAATAAAAGGGGAATACTTGGATCGGTTGAAGATAAATGAAATATTTGGATTGGACAATAAAGGAAATGTTTCTATTTATGGAGACGAATTTTTAGAATTTCTTCGAGGAAATCGTGCTTCAAGTATGATACCAGGTTCGAGTAAAAAAATATTTTCGTTTAAGATCGGAAATAAAGTTTTTGGTTACGTGCGAAATGAACAAGAACTTGATATTATCAAAAGAAAGTTACAAACCAGAATTAAGCAGGATATTAACAATATAATTACAGGAAAAGACATTCTTCTAAATATTCAAAACGGGAGGAATGGGGATGTCTAA
- a CDS encoding CRISPR-associated endonuclease Cas6: MNPGNIKLKTLEMTFEGEEEFRGDANQIRGFFASKFNEYDLLHNHNTDRFYYRYPLVQYKVLDRTPLVVGVNEGAEILKGLFDKFDTVTLPHEDFEITERSLRLKKQDFGLTKSIYFYEFLTPWMALNKENEEKFLETKNPEEQKEMLRRTLAGNLLSMSKTFGYTVPDTIKCDVDVELRRSKYKNMDFTSFTGGFIANFLIPDFMGIGKGVAKGFGTVRKIRGYNCQKSSDFLKSTVWNANTLSRN; this comes from the coding sequence ATGAATCCTGGGAACATTAAGCTCAAAACCCTTGAAATGACTTTTGAAGGCGAAGAGGAGTTCAGGGGAGATGCAAATCAGATCCGTGGGTTTTTTGCATCAAAATTCAATGAATATGACCTTCTCCACAACCATAATACTGACAGGTTTTACTACCGCTACCCTTTAGTGCAGTACAAAGTTCTTGACAGGACACCTCTGGTAGTTGGGGTAAACGAAGGCGCAGAAATCTTGAAAGGTTTATTTGATAAATTTGATACGGTAACCCTTCCTCACGAAGACTTTGAGATCACGGAACGCTCTTTGAGGCTTAAAAAACAGGACTTTGGGCTTACAAAAAGCATTTACTTTTATGAATTTCTAACTCCCTGGATGGCCCTTAATAAAGAAAATGAGGAGAAATTTCTTGAGACCAAAAACCCCGAAGAGCAAAAGGAAATGCTAAGAAGGACCCTGGCAGGAAATTTACTCTCGATGTCAAAGACTTTTGGATATACGGTTCCCGATACCATAAAATGTGATGTCGATGTGGAACTCAGGCGTTCAAAGTACAAAAATATGGATTTTACTTCTTTTACAGGCGGTTTTATAGCTAATTTTTTGATTCCGGATTTTATGGGAATAGGAAAAGGGGTTGCGAAGGGGTTTGGGACTGTGAGGAAAATAAGGGGGTATAATTGCCAAAAATCCTCTGATTTTCTAAAAAGTACTGTTTGGAATGCCAATACATTATCTCGTAATTAA
- a CDS encoding LysE family translocator, which yields MIEQSQLLYFIAASAALTFLPGPDILFVLTQSISQGKMAGIATATGLCTGILVHTSAAALGISALLYKSTLAFEIVKYAGAAYLLYLAWQALRESGELVSSAPVRETNAFALYRRGIFMNVLNPKVALFFLAFLPQFVNLESGSIPMQMIFLGIVFLVQAWLIFSVISVFAGIIGDKIVRRPGIGKYINWGKAGIFTVIGVKLALSHK from the coding sequence TTGATCGAACAATCCCAATTACTTTATTTCATTGCAGCTTCTGCAGCCCTTACATTTCTTCCGGGCCCCGATATTCTTTTCGTGCTCACTCAGAGTATTTCACAGGGCAAAATGGCAGGAATTGCAACCGCAACGGGCCTGTGTACGGGCATACTCGTCCACACCAGTGCAGCTGCCTTAGGAATTTCCGCCCTTCTGTACAAATCGACCCTTGCCTTCGAAATCGTCAAATATGCCGGAGCAGCCTATTTGCTTTACCTTGCCTGGCAGGCTTTAAGAGAAAGCGGGGAACTGGTATCTTCTGCCCCTGTTCGGGAAACAAATGCATTTGCCCTTTACAGGCGCGGGATTTTCATGAATGTCCTGAACCCTAAAGTCGCTCTCTTCTTCCTCGCATTCCTCCCCCAGTTTGTAAATCTGGAATCGGGAAGTATTCCGATGCAGATGATATTTCTGGGAATAGTGTTCCTTGTACAGGCCTGGCTGATTTTTTCCGTAATCTCGGTCTTTGCCGGGATAATCGGGGATAAAATCGTACGGAGACCGGGAATCGGGAAATATATTAACTGGGGGAAAGCAGGCATTTTTACCGTAATCGGGGTAAAACTTGCGCTGTCCCATAAATGA
- a CDS encoding reverse transcriptase domain-containing protein: MEVPDIQNQTLAEIQLKLYNKAKRNPQKRFRKLKKLLLKDEILYTAWKNLNKNTKGTGFDSLTVQQVEASGVDKFIRVVKKELEDGKYIADAVKRVEIPKRNGETRQLGILTLRDRLVQGAVKLVLEPIFEADFENCSYGYRAYRSAKLASLEVYKWLEAGNTHYLKGDIEGCFDNIPHDKLMKIIKTRIGDELILSLVESWLKKGSFGSGSGKNSNKGLLQGGIISPLLVNFYLDQFDNHWAEIGLKNVEGESIEHLVRFADDFVVLSKEWIKPERAETIMAELGLELNREKTYVGAAANGFEFVGFYFQEILDENGLGNRINVLPTDGSIEKIIESIESIDIEFKGKKNKFDSENEYQALNIVIKNIYNVVDPWVNYYRHTDYASGLERIEQCFNKKIQDFI, from the coding sequence ATGGAGGTACCTGATATACAGAACCAGACTCTAGCCGAAATTCAACTGAAACTGTATAACAAAGCGAAGAGGAACCCGCAAAAACGGTTCCGGAAGCTTAAAAAACTGCTTTTGAAAGACGAGATCCTCTATACAGCCTGGAAAAACCTGAACAAGAACACAAAAGGCACTGGTTTTGACTCTCTAACTGTCCAGCAGGTAGAAGCTTCCGGGGTCGACAAATTCATCCGTGTCGTAAAGAAAGAGCTTGAAGATGGCAAATATATTGCCGATGCAGTAAAAAGGGTTGAGATTCCAAAACGAAACGGAGAAACAAGACAGCTTGGAATCCTGACTCTGAGAGACCGGCTTGTCCAGGGAGCTGTAAAACTCGTCCTTGAACCTATTTTTGAAGCTGATTTTGAAAATTGTTCCTACGGCTACCGGGCGTACAGGTCTGCAAAACTTGCCAGTCTTGAAGTCTACAAATGGCTCGAAGCCGGAAACACCCATTACCTGAAGGGGGATATCGAGGGCTGTTTTGACAACATCCCCCATGATAAGCTCATGAAGATCATTAAAACAAGGATTGGAGATGAGCTGATCCTTTCCCTGGTCGAGAGCTGGCTCAAAAAAGGTTCTTTTGGAAGCGGTTCCGGAAAAAACTCAAATAAAGGGTTGCTCCAAGGCGGGATAATCTCTCCGCTTCTTGTAAACTTCTACCTGGACCAGTTCGACAACCACTGGGCAGAAATCGGGCTCAAGAATGTTGAAGGGGAATCAATTGAACACCTCGTACGTTTTGCAGATGATTTTGTAGTCCTTTCAAAGGAGTGGATTAAGCCTGAGAGGGCTGAGACTATTATGGCTGAACTTGGGCTCGAATTAAACAGAGAAAAAACCTATGTGGGGGCAGCAGCTAATGGGTTTGAATTCGTGGGGTTCTATTTTCAGGAAATTCTGGATGAAAACGGCTTGGGAAACAGAATAAATGTATTACCCACCGATGGGTCAATTGAGAAGATAATAGAGAGTATTGAGAGCATAGATATTGAATTTAAAGGAAAAAAGAACAAATTTGACTCTGAAAACGAGTATCAGGCTCTTAATATTGTAATAAAAAATATTTATAATGTCGTAGACCCTTGGGTAAATTACTACAGGCACACGGATTATGCTTCCGGGCTTGAAAGAATTGAACAATGTTTTAATAAAAAAATTCAAGATTTTATTTAA
- the cmr4 gene encoding type III-B CRISPR module RAMP protein Cmr4 → MSKYFMFTLDPIHIGTGGYQIGRVDNTIVREPATNLPKIPGSSIAGTARTYATYKEIEDQKEDQEYKVKITCAGQDNDVSPGNNKKGHCGKCIICRSFGFSKNDDRGSSQGLVYFSDAHILLFPVSTRIGPAWITSPMILEDFGIQLETKNKPSNSFIVVGSEFSGESSLNLGWLNLPIEDEKELPSFDHLASLGSKKNKLLSSRIVIVPDSLISQIINSNLEVRTSVSIDPVTGAGKDGALFTSEAIPRSTILWFELGINDPDYFGYGKKSENSSKEGKSNTLISLLDVKSIVKGGFCYFETLGIGGMVTRGFGRVTIEEVGENGSK, encoded by the coding sequence ATGAGTAAATACTTTATGTTTACGCTTGATCCGATACACATCGGCACCGGGGGCTACCAGATAGGCCGTGTAGATAATACTATAGTGAGAGAGCCAGCAACCAATCTTCCAAAAATTCCCGGAAGCAGCATTGCAGGGACTGCAAGGACTTATGCTACATATAAAGAAATAGAGGATCAGAAAGAAGATCAAGAATATAAGGTAAAAATTACTTGTGCAGGACAAGACAATGATGTATCACCTGGAAATAATAAAAAAGGTCACTGTGGAAAATGCATTATCTGTAGATCCTTTGGTTTCTCAAAGAATGATGATAGAGGAAGCTCACAGGGGCTTGTTTACTTTAGCGACGCTCACATCCTTTTATTCCCAGTTAGTACAAGGATTGGGCCTGCATGGATAACTTCTCCCATGATTTTAGAAGATTTTGGAATTCAATTAGAGACAAAAAACAAGCCTTCGAATAGCTTTATAGTGGTTGGCTCTGAGTTCTCAGGGGAATCAAGCCTGAATCTTGGGTGGCTCAATCTTCCAATTGAAGATGAAAAAGAATTGCCATCATTTGATCATCTTGCATCCCTCGGTTCAAAGAAAAATAAATTGCTCTCCAGCAGAATTGTAATCGTACCTGATTCATTAATCTCCCAGATTATAAATTCTAACCTTGAGGTAAGAACTTCAGTATCTATTGATCCAGTAACTGGTGCAGGAAAGGATGGTGCCCTTTTTACCAGTGAAGCCATCCCGAGGAGCACTATACTCTGGTTTGAACTGGGTATAAACGATCCTGATTATTTTGGATATGGCAAAAAGAGTGAGAACAGCTCAAAGGAAGGGAAAAGTAACACCCTGATCTCGCTTCTCGATGTAAAATCAATTGTTAAAGGTGGGTTCTGCTACTTTGAGACTCTTGGTATCGGTGGGATGGTCACAAGAGGTTTCGGAAGAGTTACGATTGAGGAAGTGGGAGAAAATGGCTCAAAATAA